A genomic stretch from Sphingopyxis sp. YR583 includes:
- a CDS encoding 4a-hydroxytetrahydrobiopterin dehydratase produces MVQKLDDAARTALLARFPEWGHEPKRDAITRQFRFEDFAQAFGFMASVAIIAEKMDHHPEWSNVYNSVDILLTTHDADGLSERDAKLAEAIEALL; encoded by the coding sequence ATGGTCCAGAAACTAGACGATGCGGCGCGCACCGCCCTTCTCGCCCGCTTTCCCGAATGGGGCCACGAGCCGAAACGCGACGCGATCACGCGGCAATTCCGGTTCGAAGATTTCGCTCAGGCATTCGGGTTCATGGCGAGCGTCGCCATCATCGCCGAAAAGATGGACCATCATCCCGAATGGTCGAACGTCTATAATAGCGTCGATATCCTGCTCACGACGCACGACGCCGACGGATTGTCGGAGCGTGACGCGAAACTTGCCGAAGCGATCGAAGCGCTGCTCTGA
- a CDS encoding amino acid permease: MTDSLFRRKPIVPERREGEQTLARTLGWPHLIALGVGAIVGTGILTLIGVGADKAGPAVILSFGIAGLICACAALAYAEMATMIPASGSAYTYSYVVIGELLAWIVGWSLILEYSLVVSAVAVGWSGYAAPLLEAWAGFPMALMQGPELGGIVNLPAIAIIAVVAGLLLVGTRESATLNAILVLVKVVALVVFVAVALPAFNAANLEPFSPYGFPKHIGPDGVERGVMAAAAIIFFAFYGFDAIATAAEEAKNPDRDLKIGIVGSMFACVVIYVGVAVAAVGAIAYTRFANSPEPLALILRELGSPLAAQYLAVSAIIALLTVILAFFYGQSRIFFTMARDGLLPASLAKLSSRGTPVRITIFTALVVAVLAGFIPLGELAALANAGTLAAFTAVSICMLIMRRRAPDAPRTFRTPLPWVVGGIAVLGCIYLFFSLPAQTQLWFLVWNVGGLGVYFLYARRHAVVG, from the coding sequence ATGACCGACAGCCTGTTCCGCCGCAAACCGATTGTTCCGGAACGGCGGGAGGGCGAGCAGACGTTGGCGCGGACCCTCGGGTGGCCGCATCTGATTGCGCTCGGTGTCGGGGCGATCGTCGGCACGGGAATTCTGACGCTGATCGGCGTCGGCGCCGACAAGGCGGGCCCGGCGGTCATCCTGTCCTTCGGTATCGCGGGGCTGATCTGCGCCTGCGCTGCGCTCGCCTATGCCGAAATGGCGACGATGATCCCCGCCTCTGGCAGCGCCTATACCTACTCCTACGTCGTGATCGGCGAGCTGCTCGCGTGGATCGTCGGGTGGAGCCTGATCCTCGAATATTCGCTCGTGGTCAGCGCGGTCGCCGTCGGCTGGTCGGGCTATGCCGCTCCCTTGCTGGAAGCTTGGGCGGGCTTTCCGATGGCGCTGATGCAGGGCCCCGAACTCGGCGGCATCGTCAACCTGCCGGCGATCGCGATCATTGCGGTCGTCGCGGGGCTGCTGCTCGTCGGCACGCGCGAAAGCGCAACGCTCAACGCGATCCTCGTGCTGGTGAAGGTCGTTGCGCTCGTCGTGTTCGTCGCGGTCGCGCTTCCCGCCTTCAACGCCGCCAATCTCGAACCCTTCAGCCCCTATGGCTTTCCCAAACATATCGGGCCCGACGGCGTCGAACGCGGCGTGATGGCTGCGGCGGCGATCATCTTCTTCGCCTTTTACGGATTCGATGCGATCGCGACCGCGGCCGAGGAAGCGAAAAACCCCGATCGCGACCTCAAGATCGGGATCGTCGGATCGATGTTCGCCTGCGTCGTCATCTATGTCGGCGTCGCGGTCGCCGCCGTGGGCGCGATCGCCTACACCCGCTTCGCCAACAGCCCCGAGCCGCTGGCGCTGATCCTGCGCGAACTCGGCAGTCCGCTCGCGGCGCAATATCTTGCGGTATCGGCGATCATCGCGCTGCTGACGGTGATCCTCGCCTTCTTCTATGGTCAGAGCCGCATCTTCTTCACGATGGCGCGCGACGGATTGCTGCCCGCGAGCCTCGCCAAGCTGTCGTCACGCGGGACGCCGGTGCGGATCACCATCTTTACCGCGCTCGTCGTCGCGGTGCTCGCGGGCTTCATCCCGCTCGGCGAGCTGGCGGCGCTCGCCAATGCCGGCACGCTGGCGGCGTTCACCGCGGTCTCGATCTGCATGCTGATCATGCGCCGCCGCGCGCCCGATGCTCCGCGCACCTTCCGCACGCCGCTGCCGTGGGTCGTCGGCGGCATCGCGGTGCTCGGCTGCATCTACCTCTTCTTCAGCCTGCCTGCGCAGACCCAGCTCTGGTTCCTTGTCTGGAATGTCGGCGGACTAGGCGTCTATTTCCTCTACGCCCGCCGGCACGCCGTCGTCGGCTGA